From a region of the Primulina eburnea isolate SZY01 chromosome 7, ASM2296580v1, whole genome shotgun sequence genome:
- the LOC140835832 gene encoding uncharacterized mitochondrial protein AtMg00860-like — MDLMSRVFQPYLDQFIIVFIDDILIDSKNRDEHSRPLRTALQVLQDRKLYAKFRKCEFWLDRVTFLGLIISNRGVEVDPSKVEAVKDWPVPNSVTEIRSFLGLAGYYRKFIKGFSSIAVPLTSLTKKNAKFIWRSKCQDSFDKLKQALTSAPVLSMPSGQGEYVFCTDTSKLGLGAVLMQNDRVIACASR, encoded by the coding sequence atggatctcatgagtCGCGTATTTCAAccgtatctggatcagtttattatagtatttattgatgatatattgatcgaTTCCAAGAACAGAGATGAGCATAGTCGTCCTTTGAGGACAGCACTGCAAGTACTGCAAGATAGAAAGCTTTATGCAAAATTCAgaaagtgcgagttttggcttgatagagtgaCATTTTTAGGCCTCATCATTTCTAATAGAGGAGTGGAAGtcgatccaagtaaagttgaggcagtgAAAGATTGGCCAGTACCGAATAGCGttaccgagattcgcagtttcttgggactagctggctattatcGCAAATTCATCAAGGGATTTTCATCTATTGCAGTACCATTGACAtcattgactaagaagaatgcaaagtttATTTGGAGATCCAAGTGCCAAGatagttttgacaagttgaagcaagccttaACATCAGCGCCGGTGTTATCTATGCCATCGGGACAAGGTGAATATGTTTTTTGTACTGACACTTCTAAACTTGGTTTaggcgcagttctgatgcaaaatgACCGAGTTATAGCCTGTGCGTCGAGATAG